GGTGTACAGGGGAAGGGAGTACGTGCCACCATGTTAAGGGAACAAGAAAGAAGTATAAAATGAGAATTGTTTGTATTGTATTTAGAGTATCATTGACTTTTCTTTTAATCTGAGTCTAAATTTATGGGGATAATTGAACCAGGCCAGGTTTGGGGTGGTCTTTGGCCTCTCCCTGCATTTCACTGGTAGATACTGGAATGAAATTACCATATACCTGAATTCTGCTTATCTCCTGAAAATTATTACCTTTGTAAGGTCGTTCCTATACATAATAATATAGCACACAGAggagcaagtcaaatagtcaAAGCAGGCAAGAGCAAGACAAAGAACAAGGCatgactgataaattaaactgcaattACTTCAAAGCAAGAGGTCTAATAGGTAAGGAAGGACAGGACTTGCAATTTAATGTTCTAGAgaatagatgctataggaaggatagaaaggggggcaAAAGATGAGGGGGAATGGCCTTTTTGGTTAGAGATAATATTACAGCCATACTTCTGGAGGATATTCTTGGGAATACGTCCAGTGAGGTTATTTGGGTAGAACTGAGGAATAGGAAAGGGATGATTGCCTTATTAGaattgtactatagaccccccAGTAGTAAGCAGGAAATTATGAAGCAAATTGGTAAGGAGATCTGATATCTGTAAGAATGAAAGGGTTGTAATGGTAatagattttaactttccaaacatagactcgGACTGcaatagtgttaagggcttggatggagaggaatttaagtgtgcacaagaaagcattctgattcagtatgtggatgtacctaatagagaaggtgcaaaacttgactttGTCTTAGGAAATAAGGccgggcaggtgactgaggtgtcagtaggggagcactttgggccCAGTGACTATAATTCTGTCAGTtctaaaatagttatggaaagcAATAGACCTGATCttaaagttaaagttctaagctggagtaaggccaattttgatggtatcagacaagaactttcaaaagtcaaTTGGGTAGGGTATTTGCAGAAAAAGAGATGGTTGGAAAGTGGGCCCtttaataagagataatgggagtccagagacaatatgttcctgttaatgtgaagggtaaggctggtaggtgtagggaatactGGTTGACAAGAGGAATTGAGACTCTGATCAAGACAAAGAAAGAGGTGCATGTCAGATGTAGACAGCtcggatcgagtgaatccctagaggagtataGAGCAGAAAGAGTATGCTCAAGAGGGAAATCGAGAGAGCAAAAAGGGGACAAGGAATAGCTTTGGTAAATGGGGTTCAGGAGAATCCAAGGAGATttgacaaatacattaaggacaaaagagtaactagggaaagaatagggaCCCTTAAAGATTAACAAGGCCATCTGTgtgtggaaatgcaggagatgggtgagattaataaatgagtattttgcatcagtatttactgagaagatggatatggaagctagagaacttgtaGGTATAGATAGCGAAGTCTTGAAAACTGTCCATATTGCAGAGGAGGTGCTGCTGGATGTCCTAAAATGctcaaaggtggataaatcccttggACCTgttcaggtgtatcccagaactttgtggcaAGCTAGGGAactgattgctgggccccttgctgattTATTGGTCTCACCCATTGCCACGGTTGAGgtactggaagactggaggttggctaatgtggtgccgcAATTTaggaaaggtgataaggaaaagatAGGGAAccatagactggtgagcctgagaTCAGTCATAGGTAAATTGTTctaggggattctgagggacagaatttggaaaggcaaagacagattagggatagtcaacatggctctgtgcatgggaaatcatgtctgactaacttgattgaggtttttgaggtCGTGACAAATATgattgaaggcagagtggtagacgttgcctatatggacttcaacaaggTTTGGCAAAGATTTCACATGCTAGACAGGTTAGCAAGGTTTGATCACATGGAGTCCAGGGCAAGTTAGCCATTTGGGTAtagaattggcttgaaggcaggagacagagggtggtgctggagggttgcttttaagactggaggcctgtggccaacAGTATGTCACAAGGGTCGGTCCTGggaccactgctttttgtcatttgtatcaatgattagtatgtgaatataggaggaatggttagtaggtttgcagatgacaccgaaattggtggtacagtgggcagtgaagaaagttagcTAAGACTACAccaggaccttgattagatgggcaatgggctgaggggtggaagatggagtttaattttgataaatatgagatgttggattttggaaaggcaaatcagggctgggCATACTCATAtaatggtagggtcttggggagtgttgctaaacaaagagacttggggtgcaggttcataattttttgaaattggagtcacaggcAGGCAGGTtaatgaaggaggcatttggaatgcttgcccttattggtcgGTACATTGAGTGTAGGTGACGGAATGTCATactgtggctgtataggacactggtttaggccacttttagaatactgcattcaattctggtctccttgctcttggaaagatgttgttaaaggtgatagggtttggaaaagatttacaaggatgttgctggtgttgggagggtttgagctatagggagaggttgaccaggctagggctattttccttggaacatcagaggtttgaggggtgactttacagatgtttataaaatcatgaggggcatggatagggtgaatagcctaggtctttttccagggtaggggtgtcgaaaactacagggcataggtttaaggtgagaggggaaagatttaaaagggtcacAAAGGGTAACATTTTCGCACAGGGCAtgatgtgtgtatagaatgagctgccattggaagtggtggaagctggtacaattacaacattcaaaaggcatctggatgggcacatgaataggaagggtttagagggatttgggccaaatgctggcaaatgggactagattaatttaggatatctggtcagcttgtccaaatcggtcagaagggtctgtttccttgctgcacAACACTGACTCTATGACTTCAGTCACAGTACAAAAATATGAAGAGCCTCCCTTTCGTTCTTCAGCTCTAGTCAAAGTGGATTTGAAAGATTGTCCACACTCTGTTCCGTCAGAAGATCATCAAACATTTGATGCTCCGGAATGACATGAAATTAAATAAGTCTTTGTTTTACAATGACAAATGCAGAAATCACTTGGAGCTGGATTCAGAGACGTCAGTCTGGTGCATCAGGTCGATTATCTCAATTCAGAGAGGTTAaaaagtgcacccagctacaaaCAAAGAATTGGTTCCCATGTAGAGGGGTAACAGGTAGTGCTGTGTACATCACAGACGAGCCAGAGAGCTGTTAGTCATATGTGGCGGTAACCTTTGGGTAGTTAGATGTTTCTCACACTGTACCCTCTGGTCGCAGCTAAGAATGTGGATTCTGGACAATGCAAACTTAGTACTGAATGAAATTACACCCTCCAATGGAAACTGCTGCTGTATGGAAGAACGAGCCAGTGGAATGCAGAAGGATTGAAGCAAGAAATAGCCAAAATCTTAAAAGCTTGTACTGCAATGAAGAAACGAAGACAGTGTTTATCATTAGTTGGTGGCCAATTCAGACAAAATTACTGCTTGTTCTAGAAGCTTTCAAATGATTACTTTGACTCTGAGACTGGTGTCTCCCCTGACCTGGCCTTTGCTAAAACCAAATGCACCCTCAAGTCTCATTTCTAATAGCACAGGGTTCAGCATGACTCAGAATTCACAACTATCACAAGCCGCAAGAATTCACACCGGAAACACGTTTCTTCAGATGGTTCATAAAACATTCAAAAGGTCATAAGGCACGAATGATCGCTCCACTTTAATTAGGTTTTGTTGCATCGCTAATTAATCAACTTCCAACACTGGGAAGATCCCCAGTGGTCGACATGAGAAATGTGGTCACGGTGTGTAACAGATTGGTTTGAGTGCTGTGTCTAGCTGAACTCCCCGCAAATCAGTGAAAGAAAGAACAACATTTAGAAGAATGTCAAGAAATATTCTCCATGCAATTTTAATGTGATCCACAGAATACAAGACAACACACACCAAAAGACAGAACATTTACAAACTATAGAATCTTTCAGTTACAGTGAAATATACAGTCAGGAAGCCCAGGTTTATAATATGAACAAGCACAATCGATAACATCTTCTTTAATTGGAATGAGATCTTGTGTTAACACCAAGCTCAGCTTTTCAGAAGTTTCATTCCTGCTTGGTGTTGGAATCTTGAATCACCATAGTGTCCCTGGAAAGAACAGCATGAAGGCAATGGTCATTTTCAGATGCAATTAGTTCAATATTTTATTGTTATTGATGATCATGACCGAGAGACTATTCTTGGCACTAAGTCCCAGTTTATACTCACGTTTGAAGCCTCCCGCAGTGACCAGTCTTTTGATTTGTTTGACACCTGTATTTAAAAGTATCAGGTATCAATTTATTTTTACTTCTCTAAATTTACAGATTCATATGAAATTTGCTGTTTACAATGATATTAGATTACAAATTATTAGATTTTGAAAGGTGATGAAACAGTAACTCCTTAGATTTCAGAGTTGGGAATTCAACAACTCAGCGAAGAAATCCTCACCAGTGCAGCAATAGTCTGTTCAGCCCTAGGATAGGGGTTCTTGCATAAATTAATGGAGAGTCAGGTTATTGATGAGATTGCCCCTCTTGTGCATTCTTAAAGACACAGGGATTTTTGTTTGGCAAGTATTGAACATCTAAAAGTTGATCCATTACATTTTTTAAGCGTGAAATAATTTTCATGGGAACAGGTAAACATCTCCTCTTAAGTCCCTCCCAAAATCCTTTGACTAGCACTGGCGAAGACTTGACAAGATTCATCAGGTCGCCTTCCTTCCCTGGCTGATTCGGGGTGACGttgaattcattaaaaacatAGCACAGTGCTGTCACAGACTCCACTCTAACCAGAGAAATACGCCATGTGGTTGCCAATAGTGTTGTGGCAAAAATCCAGATATATACTCACGTTTGTAGACTCTTGGACGTGGAGTTCTTCTCATTTTCACCTGAATTTAAATAGAAATATTTATATATGCAGTCCAGGGGTTGATGTGATGTTTCTTTGAAACTTTAGCTTTAGCATCATCAAAACTCAATAACCAAAACAACAGATTAAAGGAGGAGATTTAAAATAGTAAATTTCTGGGATGTGGTGCAATGTATCAGTGTGGAATGGGGGTGAAGGCATCACCAAATATGTGAATGGTTTACATTGATCATTGGTCAAGATGCTAAAGTAATAAAATGGACTGCGTTGTGTTGACCCTCGGataataaagaggaattatttCTTTGAACAGCAGCAAGCAATAATAACATCTCTGTGCAGGTTTACTGCTGGTGAAAAGTCAAGAGCTGCTCTGGCTGTCATTCCATTGCAGCAGGGGTTCGCCAAAGGAAGAGTCTGAAGATACAACTTCAAGCCTGACAAAATCTGAGTCTAGAGCAAAAGGCAAAGTCAGAGACCCTATTGTCCAGATGAGTTAAGTTGTGAGGTTACCTcgatgctgttttcactggacTCGAAAGATCCACTTCTGCTGTCAAATGTCTTCAATCCTCGACACTCCACATCAACGTCAACAACTTCATCAGCAAAATATTCAACGTGGCTCTTGCAAAATCCTCTTGCCTGTCAAATGAAATGGGAGACTTTTCAAGTTATTTATTACTGGGAGACTATTAAAGATATTTATTACATCATTTTCAGACTGAAATCTGAAGGGAGCTCAATGCACATACAAGTCAATGCACATAGATATTTCTATTATATAATCTGATAAATGACTGCCTTTTCTTTACAAAACATAATCAATACTCACAGCCCTGCTTACGATATGACCAAATGCACACAGTCCATTCTGCGACATAAATCATCATACAAGGCCCTTTCTCGGATAATTTTCACAGCATGCAACACTTTCTATGacattgcataatacacattgCACTTTCCACTTATAATTCAATACTCATGACCCCTTCTATGATACTCATTAATCAATACCCACAACCTTTTCTAACATAACCTTGCGCACATGGCATTTTTTTGATATAGCTCAATACAGAGCCCTTCTACCCTTTCTGTGATAATCTTTGGTATACACAATACTTTCTATTATATAATTCTGTGCACTTGTAATTTGAATGTAGTTGTGaagtttagagtcatagagtctcaaacagacactgcggtccaaccagcccatgccgaacataatcccaggCTAAGtagacccacctgcctgttcttggcccttatccctctaaacatttcttactcatgtattTGCCTAAATGTCATTTAAAGGCTGTAaatgtgcccacatccaccacttcctggggaagttcattccacacgcaaaccactcctgtgtaaaacaattgcccctcatgtctttttaaaatctttcctctgtcaccttaaaaatataccctctatTCTTGAGCTccccaccctatggaaaagacacctgctattcacctcatctatacccatcatgattttataaacctttagaTACCCCTCAACTTACTGCGCTCTAGAGAAAAAAGActcaacctatccagcctcttcccgtaactcaaaccctccattccaggcgacatcctgataaatctcttccgaaccctctccagcttaattatATCCCTCCATAAAGCAGGcaggccagaactggacacagtactctagaagaggcctcaccaatatcctatacaacctcaacatgatgtcccaactcctccaCACAAAGGCCTGAGtattgaaagcaagcatgctaaatgccttcttaaccaccccatCTATATGTAatgcaaaattcaaagaattattaCATACCTAAAACCCAAGTCTATCTGTTTCTCTGATATTACTCAATATGCAAGTCACTTTCTATAATAAAGCTGAGTATACCGTAACTTTCAATGGCATAACTTTGTATGCATGAAGTTTGAATGTGACAAATGTAACTCAGAACTTACTGCGGCCTTTTTGGGATGGAAGCGGCAGCTGGGGTCATCAAATTCCAGTCCAGAATTCTTGGAGCAGACTGTTTCTTTCACGGAGAAGGTTAAATCCACGTTGTATGACAATTTTCCTGTGCGGTAAATCTAATGAGAGGAAAACAGTTCACTAGTGTCTGACTGTACTTGGTTTTCTTACTCTGAACTGACTGACCTCCTACGTAAGAATCACAAGGACAACAATGCCAATTTATATAAAATCTTTAATGTAACAAACTAACCACAAGATGCTACACAAGAGTGTTATAAAGCAACATTTTGCACTGAACCAAATAAGGTAATGGTTGAATAATTGCCAAAAGGTCAATCAAGGAggaatcaaagacagaagtggagaGATAGCGAGGCACAGGCAATGAATTTCAAAGCTTAGAGCCCAGGTAGCTGAAGGCAAAGACGCTAATAGTGGAGAGATGAAAATCAGGAATACTCACTGATATGTAAGGGCTTAATAGTCTTAATGGATTAATGATAAGAAGTGCATAAAATGTTATCACTTGGACTTGGGTGGGGAGTCAGCTTTGCGTCTTGAAGGAGTAAGAACTAACATCAAGGTGTATCGCTGACTCATTGGCAGTGCCTATCATACCAACAGTACTTAGTATCTGGCTACTATCACACAACAAACTTCATCTTATTTAAGTTAAGAGTATCTTCTCATTATACTACAAAGAATTGTTTTCTCAACGAGAGTAGACCAAGTGGACCCAGTCGTCCCTATCAGGGAAGAGAATGATGTCAGCAAATCTACCGGATAGCTCTTACCCCATGGTGTGCTGTGGTGAGGATTCATCTTACAACATTCATGAAGGCAGAAATGAGGACTGGAGGTATCAAGGGAGTGTTGTGAATTTGCAGGAAATCAGGGGAGTCAGGAGTGAGGACAAAGGAGGGTTTGcgaaattttaaaatcaaggtattGTTTGACTTGCAGCTAATGAAGGCTGCAGGGTGATCATGGTAACAGACCTTGCTACGAATTACGACACATGCAGCAAACCTTTGTACGAACTCAAGTTTATGGAGGAGAAAGGATGAAAGATAAGTCAGATGTGCAGCTGAATAGTCAGGTTTATATAATATTGTGAGaatcaaaaatggaaattgctgataAAACGGATGTtgccagcaattctgtttttgtttcagatctccaacattcaCAGTTCCTTGTTATATTGTAACAGCATGAGAATATTTTTAATAAGACCAATAGtagaccattctgcccctcaagtcTGCACACAATtccataaaatcatggctgatctgattgtgttgTAGATTCCACGTTTACTGCCTATCCCCCTACCTGTTGACCAGAGGTCTAGAGGTAAGAACAAGGgcttcagcagcaaatgagctgagACTAGGGTTGAGACAAGCGATGTTACAGAGACAGAAACTAGCAGACTTGGTGACGATATGAAATTCTGCTCGGAAGCTCTTCTCAGGGTCAAAAACGTTAGAAGGGGTCTGGTTGAGCCTGAGACAGTTGTGGTGAGAGTGACAAGAGCCAAGTGGAATTGCAACTTGAAATAAGTCAGTGCGTCAGCAGGATCTCCAAAGGATGACATGAGAGATACAGAGGGAGCAATAAGCTGATCTCACAGAGTGGGAAATCTGGGATAGTTGAGGAGAACTGGAAGGACAGAGAATTGAGCCAGTAGGAGGCATGATAAAGAAGGAGTGGAAACTAGGAAGAATGAAGGAAAAATAAGCTGAAAGAGAAGAGGAATAAATGTTCTCAGTAATAATGTTGTAGAGTTTAGAGAGTGAAACAGACTGAGGCCAGGACGCACTTACATCCTTCACTCTTCTCCTGGTTATCCCGCACAGATTGCTGGTCTCAGTGATTCGGTTCAGTTTTAGAACAGACGCTCTCAGAGCATCTTTCGGGCTTGGTTTTCCTGTTGAGAGAAAAGGAAAGTTGTACAAAACATTCTGGAGTTCTTCAGTGAGTTATTTTACACATTGATGATATCTCAGCGAGTGAGCCTCACTGCCAATAACTTGTTGCTCAATGGGGTGCTGCTCTCTCTGGTACCTACCTGAGCAGTGGACAATCTGCACTGCAGCAATGGTGAGGAGGAAAACCTTCATTCTGCTTCTTGTGTGATCGGCTGGCTGCTTGCTCAGAGTGAAGgagctgcttctctctcttgctctgccGTTTCCTTGCTGCGTTCAGTCTTTATATCCCGCGTGTTCACCACATTCAAACACTGACTCATATTTACTCAGTTTGGCCCTGGGCAGGGAAAGCTGCTGCCAAGTGGCTTTAATATGGCCAGAGCTTCCGCCTAGT
The window above is part of the Stegostoma tigrinum isolate sSteTig4 chromosome 7, sSteTig4.hap1, whole genome shotgun sequence genome. Proteins encoded here:
- the LOC125453961 gene encoding secreted phosphoprotein 24-like, with protein sequence MKVFLLTIAAVQIVHCSGKPSPKDALRASVLKLNRITETSNLCGITRRRVKDIYRTGKLSYNVDLTFSVKETVCSKNSGLEFDDPSCRFHPKKAAARGFCKSHVEYFADEVVDVDVECRGLKTFDSRSGSFESSENSIEVKMRRTPRPRVYKRVKQIKRLVTAGGFKREYKLGLSAKNSLSVMIINNNKILN